A single genomic interval of Juglans regia cultivar Chandler chromosome 1, Walnut 2.0, whole genome shotgun sequence harbors:
- the LOC108998539 gene encoding chromosome transmission fidelity protein 8 homolog, translating to MQIRVKCNCGEGNCPEWAILELQGAVEAQPSFQGRLQNLQIGILCRPSSQEVYTFTVGYHELTGSKVSLKKPLLVLKKTKHSDPDHEIGEGDFSSRVELEVIGVIRHRILFKTRPKAIISKPQPAMKERVGMPGSVVSNQTA from the exons ATGCAGATTCGAGTGAAGTGCAACTGCGGTGAAGGGAATTGCCCCGAATGGGCAATCTTAGAGTTGCAAGGCGCAGTAGAAGCTCAACCTTCCTTCCAAGGCCGCCTCCAAAACCTCCAAATCGGCATCCTCTGCCGCCCTTCTTCTCag GAGGTGTATACTTTTACGGTTGGGTATCATGAATTGACGGGATCGAAAGTCTCGTTGAAGAAGCCACTGTTGGTTCTGAAGAAAACTAAACACTCCGACCCAGACCATGAGATCGGTGAGGGTGATTTTTCGTCTAGAGTGGAATTAGAAGTTATCGGTGTCATTCGGCATCGGATATTGTTCAAGACGAGGCCAAAGGCCATCATTTCCA AACCACAACCAGCAATGAAGGAAAGAGTCGGCATGCCCGGTTCAGTTGTCTCAAACCAAACAGCATGA